A window from Candidatus Methylomirabilota bacterium encodes these proteins:
- a CDS encoding PfkB family carbohydrate kinase — protein sequence MAEARRLRAVIERFASRVLIVVGDLITDEYLIGKPGRISREAPVIILKFTDRDVRLGGAANAANNIHALGARVVPIGVVGRDRAGEELLTLFRTAGVPTDGIVTEAGRTTPVKTRIMAGGYQATRQQVVRIDREPSGELAPMAEDALLACLTALGAGADAIVVSDYGYGTVTPRVFERIRAIARKRGAIVSVDSRYELPRFTGVTAATPNEAELAELTGSPVDDERAVEKAGRQLLERLDAGMLLVTRGSQGVALLEREGGASFIPIFGTDEIADVTGAGDTVISSFTLALASGASPLEAATLANMAGGIVVMKRGTATVAHTELAQALSDGSP from the coding sequence CTCCGCGCCGTCATCGAGCGCTTCGCCAGTCGCGTGCTCATCGTCGTCGGCGACCTGATCACCGACGAGTACCTCATCGGCAAGCCCGGGCGGATCTCGCGCGAGGCGCCCGTCATCATCTTGAAATTCACCGACCGCGACGTGAGGCTGGGCGGCGCCGCCAACGCCGCCAACAACATCCACGCGCTCGGCGCCCGGGTCGTGCCGATCGGCGTGGTGGGGCGCGATCGCGCGGGAGAAGAGCTGCTGACCCTCTTCCGCACCGCCGGCGTCCCGACGGACGGTATCGTGACCGAGGCGGGACGGACGACGCCCGTGAAGACGCGCATCATGGCCGGCGGCTACCAGGCGACGCGCCAGCAGGTGGTGCGGATCGATCGCGAGCCCTCCGGCGAGCTCGCCCCCATGGCCGAAGACGCGCTGCTGGCGTGCCTGACCGCGCTGGGCGCGGGCGCCGACGCCATCGTGGTCTCCGACTACGGATACGGGACGGTCACGCCCCGCGTCTTCGAGCGCATCCGGGCCATCGCCCGCAAGCGCGGCGCGATCGTGAGCGTCGACAGCCGCTACGAGCTGCCGCGCTTCACCGGCGTGACCGCGGCGACGCCGAACGAGGCCGAGCTGGCGGAGCTGACGGGCAGTCCCGTCGACGACGAGCGGGCGGTGGAGAAGGCGGGGCGACAGCTGCTCGAGCGCCTCGACGCCGGCATGCTGCTCGTCACGCGTGGCAGCCAGGGCGTTGCGCTCCTGGAGCGCGAGGGAGGCGCCAGCTTCATTCCGATCTTCGGGACGGACGAGATCGCCGACGTCACCGGCGCGGGCGACACCGTCATCAGCTCGTTCACGCTGGCGCTGGCCAGCGGCGCCAGCCCCCTGGAGGCGGCGACGCTGGCGAACATGGCCGGGGGGATCGTGGTGATGAAGCGCGGGACCGCGACCGTCGCCCACACCGAGCTGGCCCAGGCGCTCAGCGACGGCAGCCCGTGA
- a CDS encoding adenylyltransferase/cytidyltransferase family protein, whose product MRSRAAGPLTVEEAAALAERLRAEGKRIVLANGCFDLLHVGHVRYLKDARALGDVLFVGLNADAAVTRLKGPGRPLMPAPERAELLGALRAVDHVVVFDDDTADRLVARLRPHVHAKGTDYTVESVPERGSVRAIGGEIAIAGDPKSHSTRDLIALIRERFG is encoded by the coding sequence ATGAGGAGTCGCGCGGCCGGGCCCCTGACCGTGGAGGAGGCCGCCGCGCTGGCGGAGCGGCTCCGCGCCGAGGGCAAGCGAATCGTCCTGGCCAACGGGTGCTTCGACCTCCTGCACGTCGGCCACGTCCGGTATCTAAAAGACGCCCGCGCGCTCGGCGACGTCCTCTTCGTCGGCCTCAACGCCGACGCCGCCGTCACCCGTCTCAAGGGCCCCGGGCGTCCGCTGATGCCCGCGCCCGAGCGCGCCGAGCTGCTCGGAGCGCTGCGGGCCGTCGACCACGTGGTCGTCTTCGACGACGACACGGCCGACCGCCTGGTGGCGCGCCTCCGCCCGCACGTGCACGCCAAGGGCACGGACTACACGGTCGAGTCGGTGCCGGAGCGGGGGAGCGTTCGGGCCATCGGTGGCGAGATCGCCATCGCCGGCGATCCCAAGAGCCATTCGACGCGCGACCTGATCGCCCTGATCCGCGAGCGCTTCGGATGA
- the waaC gene encoding lipopolysaccharide heptosyltransferase I, giving the protein MNFALVKLSSLGDVVHALPVAATLRARLPGARLSWIVEQREAALLAGHPGLDEVLTVDTRLWRRARSASGIAGAAVALGMLRRRLTAGHFDVAFDLQGLLKSGLLVRLTRAPVRIGFNAGLCREPLSALFTNRRVTPPPEATHVVDQYLALLEPLGIRQRVVAFNLPSDPGAETRIDDFFTAAGLKPRNRVVVLNPGAGRRNKRWPADRFRTLATWLADEAAAHVLVVWGPGEEAAARAIVGEPAAGRRVLAPATTLYELIAVLRRASLLVAGDTGPLHLAAALGTPCIGIYGPTRAERNGPYGSGHRALQGQGGRVDAVGVDAVVAAATELLR; this is encoded by the coding sequence ATGAACTTCGCGCTCGTCAAGCTCTCGTCGCTGGGGGACGTGGTCCACGCCCTGCCGGTAGCCGCGACGCTGCGGGCGCGGCTGCCCGGCGCGCGGCTCAGCTGGATCGTCGAGCAGCGGGAGGCGGCCCTGCTGGCCGGCCATCCCGGGCTCGACGAGGTGCTGACGGTGGACACCCGCCTCTGGCGGCGGGCGCGGAGCGCGAGCGGCATCGCCGGCGCGGCCGTGGCGCTGGGCATGCTCCGGAGGCGGCTCACGGCGGGACACTTCGACGTCGCGTTCGATCTGCAGGGACTGCTCAAGAGCGGGCTGCTGGTCAGGCTGACGCGCGCTCCGGTTCGCATCGGCTTCAACGCCGGCCTCTGTCGGGAGCCGTTGAGCGCGCTCTTCACCAACCGTCGCGTGACGCCTCCGCCCGAGGCGACGCACGTCGTGGATCAGTACCTGGCCCTGCTCGAGCCACTGGGTATCCGCCAGCGTGTCGTCGCGTTCAACCTGCCGTCCGATCCGGGCGCCGAGACGAGGATCGACGACTTCTTCACGGCGGCCGGGCTCAAGCCGCGCAATCGGGTGGTGGTGCTCAACCCGGGCGCCGGGCGGCGGAACAAGCGCTGGCCGGCCGATCGGTTCCGGACGCTGGCGACGTGGCTCGCCGACGAGGCGGCCGCGCACGTGCTCGTCGTGTGGGGACCCGGCGAGGAGGCGGCGGCGCGGGCGATCGTCGGCGAGCCCGCCGCCGGCCGGCGGGTGCTGGCGCCGGCCACCACCCTCTACGAGTTGATCGCGGTCCTCCGGCGCGCCAGCCTGCTGGTGGCCGGCGACACCGGCCCGCTCCACCTGGCGGCGGCGCTGGGCACGCCGTGCATCGGGATCTACGGGCCCACGCGCGCCGAGCGCAACGGTCCCTATGGCTCGGGCCACCGTGCGCTCCAGGGCCAGGGCGGCCGGGTCGACGCGGTGGGCGTCGACGCGGTGGTCGCCGCGGCGACGGAGCTGCTGAGATGA
- a CDS encoding glycosyltransferase family 2 protein encodes MTAPPRLSVVVVTYNEEERLRDCLESVAWADEIVVVDAESQDKTVQIAREFTDHVIVRPWPGFARQKNFALERAGGDWVLSLDADEEVSPELRHEIRARLAGSAAYEAYALPRKNIFWGRWVRRGGLYPDWQVRLFQRGRARFAERDVHESLRVDGRIGRLRGALLHRSYRDVADFLARADRYSTLAAGEWVKSGRRARARDLVLRPLGRFVGMYVLRRGFLDGWRGLLLAGLYAYYVFVRSAKILEQARR; translated from the coding sequence ATGACGGCGCCGCCGCGCCTGAGCGTCGTGGTCGTTACCTACAACGAGGAGGAGCGGCTGCGCGACTGCCTGGAGAGCGTGGCCTGGGCGGACGAGATCGTCGTCGTCGACGCCGAATCGCAGGACAAGACGGTCCAGATCGCCCGCGAGTTCACCGATCACGTGATCGTCCGTCCGTGGCCGGGCTTCGCCCGCCAGAAGAACTTCGCGCTGGAGCGGGCCGGTGGCGACTGGGTCCTGTCGCTCGACGCCGACGAGGAGGTGTCGCCGGAGCTGAGGCACGAGATCCGCGCCCGTCTGGCCGGCAGCGCCGCCTACGAGGCGTACGCCCTGCCGCGGAAGAACATCTTCTGGGGACGGTGGGTGCGCCGCGGCGGCCTCTATCCCGACTGGCAAGTCCGGCTCTTCCAGCGTGGCCGGGCCCGCTTCGCCGAGCGGGATGTTCACGAGTCCCTGCGGGTCGACGGGCGCATCGGGCGGCTCCGGGGCGCACTGCTCCACCGCAGCTACCGCGACGTGGCGGACTTCCTCGCCCGGGCCGACCGGTACTCGACGCTGGCCGCCGGCGAATGGGTGAAGAGCGGCCGGCGCGCCCGCGCCCGCGATCTCGTGCTGCGGCCACTGGGGCGCTTCGTCGGCATGTACGTCCTGCGCCGGGGCTTCCTCGACGGCTGGAGGGGGCTTCTGCTGGCGGGGCTCTACGCGTACTATGTGTTCGTGCGATCGGCCAAGATCCTGGAGCAGGCGAGGCGCTGA